The sequence CGACCACTCATGAATAGTGGATTGTAAGTATGACATAGAACTGCGCAGAAGGCATTGCTACAAGATCACGGCTTAGGCTACATTCTGTCCACGTAAGAAACACAGCAGCGTAAGGAGAAAGCTATGGCTTACTTTGGCATTTgtcttcgatggtttctgcagAAATTCTTTCTGGCAAATTTTTGCATTGGTTATTATCAACTTGATCCCCTTTAATATTTCTGTAAGAAAAACATAAACAGACAGGTAAACTGGAATGTGAAATGCCTGCAATCACCAGCATGTTGTGTTGCCTGCGCTTGTGGTTGTTCGCATCCTGCAAGAAATGTGGCATTATGCATTCAGTGTATGTAGTTTTCTTGTTCCTGCTGCTGTTGGCTACACAGGTGTTGGATTGCATTGAGGAAGGAGGAAAATCTGTGTTGTGCGTCATCATCGGATCAGTATTTCTGGGAAACAGAGTGGTGTTACGAGGACAGGGACAggtgcactgtgcgataacaagCAGCGCTGACAGACCAACTATCTATCTTAAACTGTACTGCCTCGTTCTGAAAGCTTGGTGACGTGGATTTCTGTGTTCCATCATTTGCTGAATCTAGGATCAGCTCTGACTACAGACAGGTTGGCAGGCTTGATTGTCTGCTGGAAGTCGAGAATTTTAAATGGTCTCTAAAAGAGCAACACTAAAGCACTTCAGGCTAGTAGagtattcgtaaaaaaaaaaggaacttgttAATCTGATGGAAAATGGGAGACTGccattgtagaaaatgaaggccaaCCCTTCTTGTCTTGAATGTTGAATCAATTGCTGTGCCAGTATGTCACGTTGATCTGATGGATTTCAAAGCATTTTCTTGTATGTACAATATGTTTGTGCATAAAATGTCGTCATGTTGGCCCCTAGGTCTCTTTAAAATTTTCTTGTGTGTACAATATGTTGGTTCATAAGATGTTTAAGATGTCGTCATGTTGATCTCTAGGTCTCTTTAGAATGAAGTGTAATCCTTGCTTACTTGCTAGCCATTACTCACTCTCTAGCAAGCACTTAAAGTTCACCACATCATGAAGAGCTAGGGTGGAAACTTTAAGGAGACATTGCCATGTGTCCATTGTTGTTATGGTTATGAGGCTCACTAAGCCTCTTTGTGCAGTTAATGGCTGTTTTGTTGTTGTACAAGCGTAGTTTACTAGTACAGCTTAACTAATATTCCCCTTTATTGTCCCTTTTGAAGTTTGAGGCCAGTATTGTGGACACCACAGAGCATTCAATACATTATTAAGGTATTAAGATTCTCCAGAAAGCAGTACAAACAAAAACAgaattgtttcatttctttctttttttctcttctgcccACCATCTGGTCTAATTTTCTGAGATCTGTGTAAAGTGTCCTATGCCATCAGACTGTACTATGGCAGACAATTTCTATCTGAATTCTCTTATTGCACGACATTATGAAAGCATTCAAGCACTCCTATGTGCTATTACAATCCCGCGGCAGATAACAGGTATTGGAATTTGCCCAGCTGTGCACGTCATATCTCAGTTTATCTAAATTGTGTTCGCCGAGGTCAAATGTTTCATCAGCTCTTGGTATATAAAAGCACTAGTTTGAATGGAAGTAGGAAGTGAGTGAGGTTTTGAATTAGCTAATCATGATGGCTGTCTTTTGTTTTAATTGTTGAAACATGCAGCATTACTGACAGGCACCTGGCAGGATTGATACCTAATCTCATTTTGTGTGGCTTTAACATAATGCGATTGTGTTGAACTTCCTTGCCCACGTCCTTTTGTCATTGTTTTTAAATTGGTTCACactgcagcactttttttttctttctttctctgaatGAGTCAGCACAGATTCTGGTCTGAGTGAGTCACGGTGCATGCTCAATCTGAAATGACCTCATCTTTCCTTTCTACTCATGCAGCTGTTTGGCTAACACTCCTGTAAATTTTCTCACATTTCTCTTGTATTCTATGCACCCCTATAACCATCCAGCGCACCCGGCTATTTCCCCATAATTTGAGAGAAATTTGAACATGCTGCTGTTAGAACTTTGCTGTAAGTTTGTTATGACTCGGCTCATGGCATGCTGTCAAGACAGCCTTGACTCATCTTGAATGATTGTCATGGCTAAGTTGCAGACTGACAGGGGCAAAGGCAAAGGTACCTCTACAGTATTTAGTACTTGctgtgaaaacaaaaaaatttgcaACAAAAGTACCAGCACGTTCGTTTTATACTCACTGGAGAAGCCGTCTGTAGGTACTAATGTGGGTATGTACATACTGTTCACATATTTAGTGTAATCAAGTATTGATACTGTGGCTCTTCAGTTTGTTCTGTAGTCGCAACGTCACAAGTTTAGAAGAACAGGTCATTCACTATGGTTTAAGTGGCTCTGCAACACCTTTCTCCGGCTTAGCTACTTCATTGCTTTCTCTCCtgtcagctcttttttttttcgtaataagCACATTTCTCTATGTTTGCAGCTGCATGCCTGAAGCCTGCACGTCTGTCAAGCAGTCGCAAACCTTGATCAGTCATAAGCTACTGTGCTTGATCTTGTAAAGCTGCAGTTGGGGCCAATTTGATCTGTCGATCACTCTCTGTGCAGTGTACATATCCCATCCTGTCTTGAAGTTGTTCTTAGTATTGTGCAGAATATGTTTATCCAAAAcagtgtgcatttttctttgctGATCGGCTAGAGAATGTGCTCCACTGAGTCATTTAACCAAACCCACCTGTTGTGCTTGCTGTTGTGATCAGTAATGTAGgttgaacaaggaatgtggccGGAGCTAAGGACAGCAATTGCATGCTGTTTTTTGTTTGACTACTGTTGCTCAGTTCAAGCCTCTGTCTTCCTGTGTACTTCTGTTTATATTCAGTGACAGCATGGCAGCCATCACGTTGCTATCAGGAGCTTAGGATATTGTGAAGAACTGAGGTGCAGAAACAGTGCAATCTGTTGTTGGCAAGCCTTTTTAAGCAGGCCCGACCTGGCTTTACTTCTGCAGGTTACGAGCTCTCCCCATCCGCAGCAGCCTGCTTCACTCGGCGAAACCTTGCAGACTACCTCAGGAGCAGGGTGAGTGCCACATTTTCTCGAATGCAGGCACCCCCAGAACCTGAGCGTCACTCCTGTTCGTGGGACGCTGTGATAGAGGGaaatggaaaggcagggaggtcaaccaggatGCGcctggtttgctaccttacactggggtaGGGGGAAGTGGAAAGGAAAGGCACGCATGCAATAGTGTTCACCGTGCGATCGAAAGGCAGTTCCAGAGCACAGATGACTTTAAAAACGGCAGAGTGCGCAGGCCAAACTGTGCACATAAGTGTGAGCGCTGCCCTTGCTTCTGAACATGGGCTCTCGATGTTTGAGCTGATGAGGTTGTGAGGTCTCATAGACTACATCATTTGGCCATCACAGTACAGACTCGGTTGAGCTCAAGGGCAGTGTAGAAATGCAAAGATGTTCAATGGTGATGTGCTGTACTTGGTCTGTATCGATCTGTGCGCACTTCATTTTATACAGGGCAAGCAATGCTGCGTAAGCTGTGCAAGTCACAGTACAGACTCGGTTGAGCTCAAGGGCAGTGTAGAAATGCAAAGATGTTCAATGGTGATGTGCTGTACTTGGTCTGTATCGATCTGTGTGCACTTCATTTTATACAGGGCAAGCAATGCTGCGTAAGCTGTGCAAGTAGCGCGCCCTTGGGAATGTATCGCTCCACCTGTTTCCTACAGAACTGGCTTTTGACTTGTTAAGTCTTTTAGTACCTACAAGCTTTTTGCAGTTGCACTTCATTATAATCAGCTCACATCTCACAAAAATGCCCTTGTAATGTCAGATTCCTGCATGTATTTGCATTTTTTACATGCTGACACTGGCTATAAACATAGATAtactttacccgccgtggttgcccagtggctatggtgttgggctgctgagcacgaggtcgcgggatcaaatcccggccatggcggccgcattttgatggaggtgaaatgcgaaaacttagatttacgtgcacgttacagaaccccaggtggttgaaatctctggagtcctccactacggcgtgtctcataatcagaaagtggttttggcacgtaaaaccccataattttaatagATCTACTTTCTTATATTCGATAATTCATTGTCGTATCTATGTTCATTACATGGAGCTTCAACTGTAATGTAACTATAGCATATGGAATGAATTTTACCtcaatgtactttttttttgtatgcctTGAGCTTACGGTATGCATGTACGTACTATGTTTTTCTCGCGAAGTCAGGTGGTGTGCTGTAGAAGCTGTGCAGTGACTGCAATCATACAGACGTTCCACTCCTGTGGTTAATAGGTTCATATCTGCTATGTCTTCTACGTGACACTGACTTTGTATTTTGTGACTGTAATATAACAAGTAACTGCTAAGCGAGATTATGCTGCACATTCCTACACCTGCCACGATTGATCAGTGGCTTTGACACTGtgctgctcagctcgaggtcgcgggtttgatcgcAGCTGCGGTGGTTGCATATTGATGggggggaaatgcaaaaacgctcgcatacctaaatttaggtgcccgttaaaggaaccccaggcggtcgcACTTAATTCGTAGTCCCTCCACTACAGGACGTCGCGTAATTAGATTGTGGTTTTGAGGCATAAGACTgcccagaattcaattaattggagaaaaaaaaaatttagttagatgatattgcgcgacaaaaaaaaaaccacacggacgtgagagaagacgacacaccaagcgcttggtgtgtcgtcttctcccttgtcttctctcacgtccgtgtggGTTTTTTTGTCAcacaatatcatttaagtaatagattaccaacttgcccggaatgctgctctaaaaaaaaatttaccccaTTCCTATATCTTTCTGTCATGTAGCCCGCACTATTTTTTGCATGCAAATGTGGGTAGCGTGAAAAGTTGCTCTAAGCGCCACAGCATCTCCTGCTGTGCATGAAACATTAGAGGCAGTAGTATAGAGAAGTGTGTCGAGAAACATTAGACTGCGCAGCAGCTTTCATCATCACCTTCGTATACCGCCTTCATCTTCCTACCCTGTCGTTCCCACAAACCCGTTCCTCAACGTGAAGTAGCAGGCAAGAGGctcttcactcaggccgaccttttttttttctctatcccTGTGCCGAGTCTTCTCATGCCTCATCACAACATGTCTGCACTTTCTTGCAGCTTGTGTAACTTGATCCGTAAGTAAGTTGACTTTGTTCTTTCATTGCATGACCGAAACGCGTGACGCTGCAGACCCCATACTCCGTCAATGTTCTCCTGGCTGGCCACGATGATGCCGAGGGTGCCGAGCTCTACTACCTTGACTACCTGGCGACCATGGCGAAGGTGCCGTTTGCGGCACACGGCTACGGGGCCTTCTTTCTCATGTCTGTACTTGACAGGTACTACAGGGAAGGTAGGTGGATAAGACGCCCTTAATAACATGGTTGCTGGTGGATGCTGAAAACGAATGTGTAATTGCGCAGCGCCTAAGTGATATCAGAAAAAGAAGTGATGAAAATGCATGGTCTTAACGAGATTTATTTAGACAGTCACAGCCGTGTAAAACCCAGTAGCAGTCCGACTGCAgcaaatttcactttggctgaaTCGGCTCTAAATGAGTGTTATATGTtattgaagcaatcttggcaaagctgcagggctggtaattgtccaATTTTGTTATTACCAGATTTTAAATAACACCTAGGCAGACGATACGTGCATGCACCTGGATGTTAGCTGGTACGACACAAGTTTCAGCgcattgcctccgagatttttcaGTGCGCTGTGGACAGTGTCTAAATCTCAGGAGTTTATCTCGAGGATCTGCGCTTGTTCTTAACGTCCTAGGTCATGCATCACTTCAGGCAAGCAATAAACTGTGGCCTTTTTTATTATGTTATCAAAAATGTTAATTTTTGATAGGTTTTTGTGACATATCTACATGTATTTCAAAATTAAAATTTTGCGTAGAAGCTGTGCTCTATTGGCACTATGTGAAACTAGGGTTTTTGCATGTTCTAAAATTTTGTTACGGTTGGCCTTGAAATGAATGCACTATCATTCATGTGGCTGAATCTGTAGGTCAGCGATAACCCAATGGCATGTCCAGATGGTCAAAATCAAGCGCTCGAAACACATTTACCTGGTTTATTCAGAGCACCGCACTCTAACTCAAAGTGCTTGGATGTGCTGCCACCTTCAAGCTGGGAGTGCGATTGAGATAACAAAATATTCGTCACGTGGTGACACAAATTGCTCTGGCAGCAGCTGAATGTTCAACTATGACATGCTTTCTCTGGCTCAAATCTCGGGAGGGCTCTGTATCTCTGCAAACCCGATTGGAGCAGGATAGAAACCATTTGAATATACAGTACTATAAGAAATGCAAGGGCGAATACACCACTTTCTAAGTGAAAAAGAATTTCTAGTAGATTCACCAGCCAACAATGTTTGCTAATTTCAATGATGCCATGGCAGAGGTGAACTTCTTTCCATATCTCATCTTCCAAAAACTATGTTGGAGCATGGAGGCACACAGCATAGTTGTAGTGGGATTTTATGAGCAGGAGCTTGTACTGAATTCATAGGTTGTCATCAATTACAGATCACCTGCCATAGTGGCATAGTGACTTATGTGATGACGCAGTGACATAGTGATGTTATGCTGCTAATCTCAAGAGCAGGGgttcaaatcctggccacggcagccgcattttgatgggagcaaaatgcaaaaacacccatttACCTTGCATTAGGTGCATATAAAAGAATCccacatggtcaaaattaatatggagtctcccactacagcatgcctcataataatacagtgaaatctcgttaaaccgtagtcggccggagcttggaaaaagtatgtactaaacggtagtactgcttaaccaaaatagcatgagattgcccacttacctgtcaaaaaacGGAACTCGAAGAGattgcgatgaaaggggaaaaaaacttgcagtatttatttacttcgcgcaCAAACATCTTCACTTGCTGAaactgtgagccagcttttcagccagccccctcttctcggcaaacactcgcatggcagattcctcgttggcgttgcatattcacTGTGCACAGGCACGgtagcgttgcagaagtcacggggcaccttttcattgctgggtgctgttctcgtcgcgacgattgcattcatgaggctaacGTAACGCCCAGCATCTGGCattgtcgggcctgaatcactcatgctgtcgctttctgtgtcgtccttatcactgtcgctaggcgacgcttcggcaacaacagaggccaTGATGGTGAAAAGTCGGACCTCGTAGCAgacatctctttgcggtcgcagcagcgctgttgagcaatttcttcgcattccaaatgccacacaccgtagtcaacagcagaccCATGTCGCTTGCCAGCGCCGACTTtcgtcacgttcgatagcatgcacgatgtctaatttttcttctatgctaagcacccggcgtcttttttatctgagTTTTGGCATAACGCGAGctctcgcttgcacgacgccacaacgctctctggcacggggccgaaatgatgttgatgttgatgtggcttcacgcccAAACACACGGGGCACTTGGAGGCTGTTttgctgatctctgaggcttgttgttctgccgggccttCTGATgtagacgacgcaccgccgtgtttgcgcgacgaaaagtggaagcaCTACGTGTCAACCGATACATATGCAacaagctggtatggtttatgcagatacaaaacacattatgagcaatggccgctgagtcggggatttgactttactacttttaaaacgaaactactgtttaagcgggtacggtttaacgaggttttactgtattgtaATGAGAAGCTGTAATGGTAGCACACACTGAGACAAGTGCAAaatattctagttttttttttttttttgtatgtgaaaCTTCATGGCATGGCTTGAGTGACCTCGCGTAAACCATGCATTAAAATGGCATTTTTCCACCGCAGAGACATGGGGGACATTTGTTCTCAGAGTTGTTGCTTTCCAAAGGCATTCTGTGCATATTCATGCTTACTGTAGACCATCTTGCTGTTTAAAAACGGAGACCCTGGAAAGCTTGTTTTGCTTACAGAAATAGCCTGCTGGCAAAAAGACAATGAAGATTCACCTTAGTGCACCAGAACACAAGTCATGAGATTTTATTACACTTTTTCTCTGCATTTATTCACAATTTTACTAACGAATTTCATCACAAGTTACACGAAAAGGCATGTGTCACATTACTGTTGCAGTCTACAACCGTTTTTTTCGGACATGCTTGATAATTCAGATGCCTTTATGGCACCTCTGTGTACCCCTAAAGCCTGTGGATAGGGATGTCTGAAGTTTTGAACGCGGAAACCCTTTGCTGTCCAATTTTCCAGATATTTTGCTGTAACCACAGGTCCAAAACAGCATTACTTAGAGCCGCTGCCACTGCCATTTTGATGACCTTACCGCCTCAAACCAGTGCTCTTATACGCCGATTCGCTGGCAAATGTAGCCACCGCAGCAGCACTAGCCCTAGCTGCTTTGATATTAGCTGTCAAACTCTCTGCTgtccggtgccgtgtttttcattgaagaaATTGCTGCTGTCAGCGAAGGTACAGACTTTTTCATCTTCGCCAGTGGCTTCGAAGCGTGTAAAGCAAGGCAAGGATCAAGCATTACATAATGCCTGTTTCGAAGAGCTGGCTTTGCTGCAGTGCAGCAATGTTACCTGCTCAAGCTTAGgcagtgtattgcagtgaagcttgcCAAGAGTAGAAAGGGGCCGCTACTGTTACGggacgcagtatgtattccttaattatgcatgcgtgcacctgccatctcctgtcacagtatgagcaccaattagcctagtaagtgtactggcaggtctCCAGAGGTATTCCGGACATGTTTGTGGCAATTTGGGCCCTTGAGAAcaataaaaggcatgcattcatttccttcctttttttttcttttttttttcgtactgcctgaatttttttgttttcgcagTCTAGAAATTCAGACGTCGACTGTATCTGAATACGTTCAAATGCGCTGTACATTGAACCACTCAAAAATGTTTGTTCTGGCATAGTAGCCTGATCGTACATGCGACTGCAAGTTCCTTGGCGTGCAGGCTCACTGCTGCCACGGCATTTGCAAAACTACCTGCACACGAACAGGACCGATAACGAGGCCAGTCGGTAATGGTTTCATATAACAGCAGTAGGTGCATCACAAATAAGGAGTACCTGTCCCATTTTCTTATTTGTCCTCTTTTGCATTTCACTGCTGTAATTACAATGAATCATTATATGTACAcagtatattttgcatgtactgCCACTTCAAAGCACTGGAAAGTGAGTTTGCTACAGTACTACTGTTTGCTTGGAATTCTGTTGCTATACATGCTTCCATGCACAGATATGACGTTTTCAACCCTTCACATTCTTGCAGTTATGAATGTCATGCCTGGAGAGAATTATGGGAAACTAAATCACTAAGAGGAATGTGTGTGTCCCCTTTCTACTGGCAAGTGTAGAGCACCCTGAATATTtaaaatacagtggaaccccattCATAcatttttcaccggaccgaggaaaaaagatgtaacagccgggaaaaggcaacagtgaggaaagctccgaaaatgaatgaaaaaagtgcagcttcaactatagacaatttatttccacagagtgcacttagaacttaaaaaagtctagaatggtggcttgccgtttctttcgcttgctagaaatcgccacacgtttctcaatagcctggaaggccgcattgctgtcagcgtcgctgtgaggtgcgacgtacctgcggaggaggtccagagccgcgaaggcttctccaaagctaggatttggcaactccccggcatcatgcggctcgtgctcctcgtcgtcaccgcgccacggcagtGGCAACGGACGAGGGACGAGggatccgcgggaaattttgccctctttagCATAATCATGCTAActtgctaacgattgtttagtagtattgctgcggagcgcgcgcagcCCGGGCAGCCCGGTTgcacgcagcgcggcgtggtttcgcgagaaatgtaaacaagagaggagagctggcccgataggcggagcaacaccatgagcaacgccaacttccggcttccctttagctatagcttcacagaGTGACAtgagggcctctcccgagtttccttcctccgtgagtcgacccgtccaacaaaccatgcggtgacagtaatcacagtgatgatagtgagagcatttttcacgaatggccacctagtggcggcctctcgaactggtgTGTGGCTTCTTGCAGCCAATTCCATAGCCACGCCCGGTCAAAACTcatcaaaagccaaaatggcggttggagcgcgttgcttactttagcccaggcgggttcgggttgcgacgcatcatgcgggaacgttttcacagctactgtGTAACAACGGGGTTactatacattggatcctatggaagctatgccgggaccggataaaaacgacgtagcagccgggaaaacgcagcagtgaggaacgtaacagcggggttctactgtacttgTTTCCATGAACTATTAGTTGCGGTGCCCAGGAGGTGTATGGGTAATGGAATCGTGGAACACAGGCTTGCTTCGTTCCTGCAAGAGCATTTATTGTGGtcgcaattatacggacacttaAGGTCTCACCATTGGCACATCCTGCGCAAGGAGGATTAAGAGGCCTTCAGAAATGCGAGTGAAGCACAGTCCATTCGGCTGCAAACAGGAGGAAGCCATGCAGAGGCACCGTCATGCTGCACTCAATTGGGGTCTGCAGCAGCGCTGGAGCAGTGGTCTGCCTTCAGCTGGTGCCATCAGTGTTGTGTGCACGCACACTAGCCGTCCTGAGCCATCGTGTGCATACCACACCCTGGTGTACACACTTGTCTGAGGAGAATGGGCACCAAATCTGAGGGCACAACTGTTTTCCGTCAGTCTCACCTTGTGCACCATTGAGGTGCGACACCTACAGCACCACTTGCCAGcattgtgagacgcctggcagATGCCAGGGTGCTGTTTCTGCCTTGGAATGGTACTTTCTACACAATCTTTGTCGTGCTTAGGTGTTGCCCCCACATGTTAGAATACTGTCGGAGGAGCCCGAGCGCAACGCTAAACCCTGCTGTCGGTTTACGTGCTTCACATTTATCGTGAGACTGCCATTCTTATTTATCATGGTGTCACGATAATGTCAGTGATACCAGGTCTGGCAGTTCGAGACAGAAACATTAGAGCCAAATTATAAGCGTTTCCCAACCTCCATACCTGCAGAGTGTCATGCTTTTATGTGCCAGGAACATGTGGTTGAGTTTTTTCAGTGGCAGGCAACTACAATGGACTCATTCCAAGTGGGCTATTCAAAAATATATGTGCACTGCTCATTTAACATCAGGCGCACTTCGCACAGTGCTGTGCACTGCATAGTGCCAACAAGCCACAACTTCAGCTTACATGCAAGGGATTTTGCTGCTGTGCTGTTAGCTGCtggatattttttattttttttgtcaagAATGCTTCCGAATGCTTGGAAACCGTGGCACAGATGCTGTGACTGAAAGGGTTGCTGAAAGAGGTGGCACTGGTTTCTCTTTGCAGACATGAGCGAGGATGAGGCGATCGGCATGCTGAAGAAGTGCGTTGGTGAGGTTCAGAAACGTTTTCttgtcaacctccctgccttccgaGTGCAGATTGTGGACAAGAATGGCATCAGGAACAAGGAAGACATTTCCATCTTGCCTAATCCTGCCTGATCTGCTTAAAAAAACCTgctaggtcttttttttttttttggtccctcTTGCTCTTGCAGCATGTAATAAAGTCTGTGCTGACCACATTAGTTTCTTTGACCCCTCATGGCCTCTATTCTgttccgatagcaattatatgaatacTGCAACCACCGCACTCTTAATGTCATGTCCTAGATGGGAGGAGGGGTGAGTGTGTGAATGCTAAACTGGCATTCCTGGAGCACTGGCATCTGGACACAggatgaaaacaaaaagcattttGCAACATGAGCAATTCCATGCTGGGCACTGGCCACAGCAGTATCTGATGGTACTACATATAACCATAGGCATGCAAAGATCCAGGGGAGGTGTCCGGATGTCCTGACTCCACCCCGCCCTCCCCCCGTAAATTTTCTGTGTACAGCACCAGCATACAGCACATGACTCGTGAAGCCCTTCTTCCCAGCCATTACTTTTCTTTTGGTCTAGAGAGACACGAAGGGTTTAACGATTATTGAAGAGAACCCGCCAGCACGtagaaaattcaaaaaaaaaCTCGTATAGATGTCGGACTTGGCTCTCCCTGCCAACCTACAGGG comes from Dermacentor andersoni chromosome 9, qqDerAnde1_hic_scaffold, whole genome shotgun sequence and encodes:
- the LOC126527987 gene encoding proteasome subunit beta type-2-like translates to MECLVGVAFKDFALLAADRTTAFSIIVLKHDEEKIHKLSNKLLMAVCGEAGDTVQFAEFIAKNIQLFKMRNGYELSPSAAACFTRRNLADYLRSRTPYSVNVLLAGHDDAEGAELYYLDYLATMAKVPFAAHGYGAFFLMSVLDRYYREDMSEDEAIGMLKKCVGEVQKRFLVNLPAFRVQIVDKNGIRNKEDISILPNPA